A segment of the Rickettsia bellii RML369-C genome:
ATAATTTTTTAATGGAAACATTAAATGTTACTGGATCCCCGCCGTTGCTGGGAATGACATAACAGAAAAATTGAACGATACAGCCAATTTTTCAAATACTATAAAAAATAATAGACGAAGTTTTATTTGGAAAAGAGCATGGAGTCTGTAAGCCGCGGAGCGTACAAAGGTATGTGAGCATCTAAGGATTTACAAAGACGACATAGCCAATTTTTCAAATAAACGAGTATATGCGGATGTGATGGAACTGGTAGACATGCAAGATTTAGGTTCTTGTGCCGCAAGGCGTAGGGGTTCAAGTCCCTTCATCCGTACCACTTAAATTTTTTCTCATAAGAATAATATTAAGGTTTTTATGCAGCAATTTAGTATTTATCAAACAAGTGATGAATTACTGCTGAAAGCAATTTTTCTTTTGATAGAGAAGTGTTATTATTCTGATCTTAAGAGCGTTGTACTTACTGTTGATACAGAGCAGCAAGAAATGCTAAATAAAAACCTCTGGACTTATTCCCGCAAACAATTTATCCCTCACGGCAGTAAAGTTGACCCACAACCTGAAAAACAGCCTATTTACATTACTGATACATTACAAAATCCCAATAACGCTAGTGTGCTTATTATTATCTCACCGACTAACATAGAGAAAATTTTACAAGCTAAAGAGTATGTCAGCGATTTTAAAAGAATAATTATAATAACCTATTTACCGGAAGATTTAAAAAAGCTGAATTTAAAAATAAACCAAATTACTAAACAGGAAAACACTATAGACTGTTTTACTCAAGATCAACGTGGTTCGTGGAATAAAATATGACATATTTAATTACTGATGAAGATATACAAGAAACAATATTTGTAGCTTCTAACAAAGAATTAAGCGATTCGATCATTGAGGGATTAAACACTCCTATAGAAAAATGCATCCCTATTAAGTTAACATAAAAAATATACTATCCAGCAGATGATAGACTAATGCTTGTGATCATGGTGGTGAGTATAAAAGCCTAGAGAGGAAAGGGCGTTTGAAAAATCAGAATTTGGAGTTATAGCGTTTGGGGTTCCGGTGCAACATATATGACCGTTTAAGCATATTACTTGGTCAGAATTTTTAATTACTGTAAATAAATCATGTGAAATCATGAAAACAGTAATATCTAGCTTCTTACGGATTAAACTAATAAGTTGATAAAATTCTTGCTGGCTTGTGACATCTAAAGATTGCAGTGGCTCATCTAAAATAATTAGATCGGGTTTGCTAAGCAAAGAGGATGCAAGAACTATCTTTTGAAACTGTCCGCCTGAAAGTGTAGAAATTTTTTGATCTTTTAAACGTTCTAAATCAATGAATGAGTGGATTTCTTTAATATCATTAGTAAGATTATTTGGTGCTAATAAATCTAAAAATTTCTTTACTGTAATTGGCAAATCAGAACTTAGGTTAAATTTTTGCGGCACATAACCGATCTTTAATCTAGGATCAATTATAATTTCGCCACTTGTTGGTTTTTCAAGCCCAAGCATTAACCTAACTATAGTAGTTTTACCTGCCCCGTTTGGTCCTATTAAAGTGGTAATATTATTTTTTTTAACAGTGAAACTAACATTATTTATTGGTAATTTATTACCGAATTTTTTAGATACGTTATGAAATTCTATTATGGGCTTTTTCAAGACTAATTAACTCCCTATGTCATTCCTGCGAAAGCAGGAATCCAGTAAAAATAAACATAAAAATAGAAAGTTTTTAAAATAAAAAGCTCGATATTATCTCGCTTTATGATGGATTCCTGCTTTCGCAGGAATGACACAAAAAACTAAAAGAACTATTTACGTCGAGTAAATACCTATCAGCTCCGCCTGCCCTAAAAGGTGCTTTTGCAAAGCCAGTACTAAATCCTGCTTACTAGCATTTTCTTCAAGTTCAAGATAATCATTTAAAGCATATAGCTTGAAAAAATACCGATGAGGTTTACCTGCTGGCGGGCATGGACCACCATATTTCTTTTCTTTCCAACTATTATTTAAAACTTTAATATCATCATTTACTTCTCCTTCTTGGAGCTGCGTTATAGAAGCCGGAATATTGTAGATTATCCAATGATCCCATATGCCGTGCGGCGGTGCTAATTCTACCGGAGCATCTGGGTCATCCATAATTAAAACAAAAGATTTAGTATTTGAAAGGAAGCCGTTCCACTCTAAATGTGGAGAAATATTCTGACCTTTACAAGTAAATTTATCAGGAATACGCTCGTTATGCTTAAATGCCGTACTTGTTATTTCAAAAGTCATTGGTTGCTCCTGTGAATGTATAAAATGTCATTCCCGCATAGGCGGGAATCTAGGCATAAAGCGAGATAAATCGAGCTTTTAACTTTAAAAGCTTGCTGTATTTATACTTTTTTTCTGGATTCCCGCCTATGCGGGAATGACATAGGACTTAATTAACAACTTGCCATTGTCCATCAGGTTGACGGCAGGCAGTGCCATAAGCTTTTTGTTGTTTTCCACCTACTACAACTGTTTGGGTATATTCACGGCAATATTGACCGGTATTGTTTTTATAAGCTTTGCTTGGTGTTACAGTACCATAATTACCATTATCAGGATTACGCCATTGTACACTGCTACCACTTGGTGCAGCTTCTAAAGCTCTTTGGGAGGTAAGCTCTGCAAGTTTTCTATCTTGTTCATCCATACCTGCACCAATTTGGTTACCAAGGATTGCACCAAGTAATGCACCTGCTCCTACCGCAGCAAGACGCCCTGTACCACCACCAAATTGAGAACCTAGTAATGCACCTGCTGTTCCACCGATTAGCGTACCACTACCTTGCTTATTCATGCCGCCCGGACCTTGGCATGCTTGCAACATTGAAGCTGCAAGTAATATAACAATAATTTTAGATATTATTTTCATATGATTTCTCATTTTAAAGTACTATATATAACTAATTATACGGTTTTTGGAATTTTGTAAAGTATAAAACAATATAGATAGACGAAGTTTAATTTAGAAAAGAGCAAGGAATCCACAAGACGAGGAACGCAGCGTATAATAATACGTGAGTACCGAAGTACTTGTAGGATGACGTAGCCAATTTTTCAAATTAAATGAGTATATCATTGAATTTTATATTTTCTTTGTTAAACTACTAAAAGGAATTAGAAATATTATTTATGGACATTAATAGTCGGAATTTATTAATAAAATCGGCATCTTACTTATCAGTTACTACGGCATTAATTATTCTAAGCGTAAAAATATATGCTTGGTTTGTGACTGATTCGCAATCAATACTTGCTTCTTTGATTGACTCAATGCTTGATATAACTTCTTCTTTTATAAATTTAATAGCTTTAAGATTTGCATTGCAACCACCAGATTATCATCACAGATTTGGGCATGAAAAAATGCAAGATTTAACACTTTTCTCTCAATCAATATTTTTCTTTGCCTCAGCTTTTTTTGTCGGTTTTTCCTCTATCAAATCCTTATTTGAAAAAACACAACCGGAAAATATTAGCGATGGTACGATGATAATGTACATATGTATATTTTTAACAATTATCTTAGTGCTTTATCAAACCTATGTAATAAAAAAAACTAAATCAGATATAATTAAAGCCGATAAGTTACATTATTTTACTGATTTACTTACTAATGTTATAGTAATTATCTCTTTAAATTTAAGTGATCGTTTTTGGTTTGTTGATCCTTTATTTGGGGTGGTTATTGCATTATATATATTTCATACTTCTTATTCCTTATTCAAAAAAGCTTTTAAAAATTTAGTTGACCATGAACTACCAGAACAAGACAGACAAAAAATTATTGCAATAATTAATAAGCATCGAGGCGTGAAAGGTGTACATGAAATGAAAACTAGATATGCCGCCCAAAAAGCTTTTATACAATGCCACTTAGAAATGGATGGCAATATGTCGCTTTATAATGCTCATGAAATTAGCGATGAAATTGCCTTTGATATATTACAAGAATTCCCTGACTCTGAAATAATAATCCACCAAGATCCTTATGGGGTGGAAGAGCATGTCAATTATCGTGAATATATTGTCAGATGAATTTTGATAATTTTTTCATGCGAGAAGCCTTAAAACAAGCAGAAATTGCTTTTAGTAAAAACGAAGTGCCGGTTGGAGCAGTTATTGTTGATAGAGAAAATCAGAAAATTATATCTAAAAGTTATAACAACACAGAAGAAAAAAATAATGCTCTTTATCATGCTGAAATTATTGCAATTAATGAAGCATGCAGAATTATATCTTCCAAAAATTTAAGCGATTACGATATTTACGTTACTCTAGAACCTTGTGCTATGTGTGCGGCAGCTATCGCTCATAGCAGATTGAAACGTTTATTTTATGGTGCTTCTGATTCAAAACATGGAGCAGTTGAGAGCAATTTGAGATATTTTAACAGCAAAGCCTGCTTCCACCGACCAGAAATATATAGCGGAATTTTTGCTGAAGATTCTGCCTTATTAATGAAAGGTTTTTTTAAAAAGATAAGAGACTAAGAAAACAACGTACTACGTGCGTTCAAATCAGTTTACTATTACTATATATCAGTCAAAAGGTTTTACTATAACCATAATAACCGCAACAATCATGCAAATGGCAGGAATTTCATTGACTATGCGGTAAAATTTTTCTGAATGAACATTCTTGCCAACGGCAAAATCTTTTCGCCATCTTGCAAGTAAACCATGAAATATTACTAAAATTAATACTGCAAACATCTTAACATGAAACCAAGCATCAAGGGCAGCAAATCCATAAATATAAGCGTTTATTAAACCAAATATAAAGGTGCTAATCATTGCGGGATTCATGATGAATCTAAGGAGCTTTAATTCCATTATTTGGAAAGTCTTATCTGTTTCACTACCTACTTTGACCTTAGTATGATAAACATATATTCGTGGTAAATATAATAATCCAGCCATCCAGCATATTGTAGAAATTAGATGAATTGATTTAAACCATAGGTAGTAATTTGCCATTTTCTATCCTTGTTTTTATAATTTTTTATTTACTAGATTCCCGCATAGGCGGAAATGAGGTAAAGCACAAACATTTACTAAAT
Coding sequences within it:
- a CDS encoding DNA polymerase III subunit chi; amino-acid sequence: MQQFSIYQTSDELLLKAIFLLIEKCYYSDLKSVVLTVDTEQQEMLNKNLWTYSRKQFIPHGSKVDPQPEKQPIYITDTLQNPNNASVLIIISPTNIEKILQAKEYVSDFKRIIIITYLPEDLKKLNLKINQITKQENTIDCFTQDQRGSWNKI
- a CDS encoding ATP-binding cassette domain-containing protein; translated protein: MKKPIIEFHNVSKKFGNKLPINNVSFTVKKNNITTLIGPNGAGKTTIVRLMLGLEKPTSGEIIIDPRLKIGYVPQKFNLSSDLPITVKKFLDLLAPNNLTNDIKEIHSFIDLERLKDQKISTLSGGQFQKIVLASSLLSKPDLIILDEPLQSLDVTSQQEFYQLISLIRKKLDITVFMISHDLFTVIKNSDQVICLNGHICCTGTPNAITPNSDFSNALSSLGFYTHHHDHKH
- a CDS encoding YbhB/YbcL family Raf kinase inhibitor-like protein, with amino-acid sequence MTFEITSTAFKHNERIPDKFTCKGQNISPHLEWNGFLSNTKSFVLIMDDPDAPVELAPPHGIWDHWIIYNIPASITQLQEGEVNDDIKVLNNSWKEKKYGGPCPPAGKPHRYFFKLYALNDYLELEENASKQDLVLALQKHLLGQAELIGIYST
- a CDS encoding RT0821/Lpp0805 family surface protein, which produces MKIISKIIVILLAASMLQACQGPGGMNKQGSGTLIGGTAGALLGSQFGGGTGRLAAVGAGALLGAILGNQIGAGMDEQDRKLAELTSQRALEAAPSGSSVQWRNPDNGNYGTVTPSKAYKNNTGQYCREYTQTVVVGGKQQKAYGTACRQPDGQWQVVN
- a CDS encoding cation diffusion facilitator family transporter, which codes for MDINSRNLLIKSASYLSVTTALIILSVKIYAWFVTDSQSILASLIDSMLDITSSFINLIALRFALQPPDYHHRFGHEKMQDLTLFSQSIFFFASAFFVGFSSIKSLFEKTQPENISDGTMIMYICIFLTIILVLYQTYVIKKTKSDIIKADKLHYFTDLLTNVIVIISLNLSDRFWFVDPLFGVVIALYIFHTSYSLFKKAFKNLVDHELPEQDRQKIIAIINKHRGVKGVHEMKTRYAAQKAFIQCHLEMDGNMSLYNAHEISDEIAFDILQEFPDSEIIIHQDPYGVEEHVNYREYIVR
- a CDS encoding nucleoside deaminase, with amino-acid sequence MNFDNFFMREALKQAEIAFSKNEVPVGAVIVDRENQKIISKSYNNTEEKNNALYHAEIIAINEACRIISSKNLSDYDIYVTLEPCAMCAAAIAHSRLKRLFYGASDSKHGAVESNLRYFNSKACFHRPEIYSGIFAEDSALLMKGFFKKIRD
- the hemJ gene encoding protoporphyrinogen oxidase HemJ, producing MANYYLWFKSIHLISTICWMAGLLYLPRIYVYHTKVKVGSETDKTFQIMELKLLRFIMNPAMISTFIFGLINAYIYGFAALDAWFHVKMFAVLILVIFHGLLARWRKDFAVGKNVHSEKFYRIVNEIPAICMIVAVIMVIVKPFD